From a region of the Streptomyces caniferus genome:
- a CDS encoding ABC transporter substrate-binding protein, whose protein sequence is MYDGPLHDPRFPGLRRRGFLAAAGGAAGLGALALAGCAGPSGDTAGGGGSPRRGGKLRAAFAGGGASETLDPHLAALFADAARAKALFDKLADFGADLSAEPRLAASWEPNAQLDRWTVKLRKASFHNGKPVTARDVLYSYRRIADPHKAFRAKASLEPLDLAASRAPDERTVQFALKRPTAEFPNILAAFGAYIVPDGAQDFDRAPVGSGPFRFVSFTPGRSALFRRNDTYWDGAPHLDQLEFLVANEESARLNSLLGGQVEYAHELAPTTARAHEGKGQIEIVRLRNSAMQSFAMKTDRAPFDDKRVREAFFLLADRKELVDGALSGAGEIGNDLFGKGYAYYANGLPQREQDLDRARHLLKQAGAEGLRVTLDTSAVAAGFTEAAAIFRDQAAKAGVQVKVAMGSKDSYWQDTLDAGSLCCYRSGAMPIESHFSQRLLSASTTNATQWRHKDFDALYQQAQSTKSPQDRAAVYARMQRRLYAEGGFLVWGFADWILGTARNVRGVAHRAPANTLDWARFDKVWLA, encoded by the coding sequence ATGTACGACGGTCCCCTCCACGACCCCCGCTTTCCCGGTCTGCGCCGCCGCGGCTTCCTCGCCGCGGCCGGCGGCGCGGCCGGACTCGGCGCGCTGGCGCTCGCCGGATGCGCAGGCCCCTCCGGCGACACCGCCGGCGGGGGAGGCAGCCCGCGGCGCGGCGGGAAGCTGCGCGCCGCGTTCGCCGGAGGCGGCGCGAGCGAGACCCTCGACCCGCACCTTGCCGCGCTCTTCGCCGACGCCGCCCGCGCCAAGGCCCTCTTCGACAAGCTCGCCGACTTCGGAGCCGACCTCTCCGCCGAGCCACGGCTCGCCGCGTCCTGGGAACCGAACGCCCAACTGGACCGCTGGACGGTGAAGCTGCGCAAGGCGTCCTTCCACAACGGCAAGCCGGTCACCGCACGGGACGTCCTCTACAGCTACCGCCGCATCGCCGATCCCCACAAGGCGTTCCGCGCCAAGGCCTCCCTGGAACCCCTCGACCTCGCCGCGAGCCGGGCCCCCGACGAGCGGACCGTCCAGTTCGCACTGAAGCGGCCGACCGCCGAATTCCCCAACATCCTCGCCGCGTTCGGCGCCTATATCGTCCCCGACGGCGCTCAGGACTTCGACCGGGCGCCGGTCGGCAGCGGCCCCTTCCGCTTCGTCTCCTTCACGCCCGGACGCTCCGCCCTCTTCCGGCGCAACGACACCTACTGGGACGGCGCGCCCCACCTGGACCAGCTGGAGTTCCTGGTCGCCAACGAGGAGTCCGCGCGCCTCAACTCCCTGCTGGGCGGCCAGGTCGAGTACGCCCACGAGCTGGCGCCGACGACGGCTCGCGCACACGAGGGCAAGGGACAGATCGAGATCGTACGGCTGCGCAACAGCGCGATGCAGTCGTTCGCGATGAAGACCGACCGGGCCCCGTTCGACGACAAGCGGGTGCGCGAGGCGTTCTTCCTCCTCGCCGACCGCAAGGAACTCGTCGACGGCGCGCTCTCCGGCGCCGGCGAGATCGGCAACGACCTGTTCGGCAAGGGGTACGCGTACTACGCGAACGGACTGCCGCAGCGCGAACAGGACCTGGACCGGGCCCGCCATCTGCTGAAGCAGGCCGGGGCCGAGGGACTGCGGGTCACCCTGGACACCTCCGCCGTCGCGGCCGGCTTCACCGAGGCCGCCGCCATCTTCCGCGACCAGGCGGCCAAGGCCGGAGTCCAGGTGAAGGTGGCGATGGGCAGCAAGGACAGCTACTGGCAGGACACCCTCGATGCCGGATCGCTGTGCTGCTACCGCTCCGGCGCGATGCCCATCGAGTCGCACTTCTCCCAGCGGCTGCTGAGCGCCTCCACCACCAACGCCACCCAGTGGCGGCACAAGGACTTCGACGCGCTCTACCAGCAGGCCCAGTCCACCAAGAGCCCCCAGGACCGGGCCGCCGTGTACGCGCGGATGCAGCGCCGGCTGTACGCCGAGGGCGGCTTCCTGGTCTGGGGCTTCGCCGACTGGATCCTGGGCACCGCCCGCAACGTCCGCGGGGTGGCGCACCGGGCGCCCGCGAACACGCTCGACTGGGCCCGCTTCGACAAGGTGTGGCTCGCATGA
- a CDS encoding class I SAM-dependent DNA methyltransferase — translation MEPRTSHENLLTDNPALYEARFPDADRLAGRWAEDCLRRHGAGNRVLDLGCGTGRDAAHLHAAGRTVVAADLSDAMLAHARTHHPGPDYLRADLRGFDLPHEPFDAVVCLDSALLYCHTNAELDGFLASCRRSLAPGGLLVAEMRNGAYFLGRTDLLDTPAVNGFTWQGTAYTSTTTLSLDRTAQLLRRTRIWTADDGTAPHEQRSAWRLLFPQELRRLLAAHGFETLDLYDGPGPRTAPAWQEGAAPGTSADRDRLHLVARLTGLG, via the coding sequence ATGGAACCCCGGACGAGCCACGAGAACCTCCTGACCGACAACCCGGCACTCTACGAGGCACGCTTCCCCGACGCCGACCGCCTGGCCGGCCGCTGGGCCGAGGACTGTCTACGACGGCACGGCGCGGGAAACCGCGTGCTGGACCTCGGCTGCGGCACCGGCCGCGACGCCGCCCATCTGCACGCGGCGGGCCGTACGGTCGTCGCGGCCGACCTCTCCGACGCGATGCTCGCGCACGCCCGCACCCACCACCCCGGACCGGACTACCTCCGCGCCGACCTGCGGGGCTTCGACCTCCCCCACGAGCCCTTCGACGCCGTCGTCTGCCTGGACAGCGCCCTGCTCTACTGCCACACCAACGCCGAGCTCGACGGCTTCCTCGCCTCCTGCCGGCGCAGCCTCGCACCCGGCGGGCTGCTGGTGGCCGAGATGCGCAACGGCGCCTACTTCCTCGGCCGCACCGACCTGCTCGACACCCCGGCCGTCAACGGCTTCACCTGGCAGGGCACCGCCTACACCTCCACCACCACGCTGTCCCTCGACCGCACCGCCCAACTCCTGCGCCGCACCCGCATCTGGACCGCCGACGACGGCACCGCGCCGCACGAGCAGCGCTCCGCATGGCGGCTGCTCTTCCCCCAGGAACTGCGCCGTCTCCTCGCCGCGCACGGCTTCGAGACGCTCGACCTGTACGACGGGCCGGGGCCCCGGACAGCACCGGCCTGGCAGGAGGGCGCCGCCCCCGGAACGTCCGCCGACCGGGACCGGCTCCACCTCGTCGCCCGGCTGACCGGGCTCGGCTGA
- a CDS encoding MFS transporter translates to MRRFPFAIRLLLVNQLGVNTGFYLLIPYLAVHLGEDLGMSAAVVGIVLGVRNLSQQGLFLIGGSASDRLGARGVIIAGCALRTVGFGLFALGDGLAVLVAASVLSGLAGALFNPAVRAYLAQEAGDRKAEAFALFNVFATTGALVGPLLGSALLLVDFRAAALTAAALFALLTIAQAVVLPTCTVPPAANSVLGDWREVLGNRVFLAFALAMVGMFTLQNQLYLLLPDGARRATGWDGAAGLVFLVGTVANLSLQMRITRALKGRGDRARWICAGLALMGLAFLPPMAVAGPAPPPEGFGAAALHALPVLAGVLLLYLGVMIAQPFVLELIPAFGRAELTGTYFGLFYVVSGIAAAVGNTVVGRAMDTGEHTRTPWLPWACCLAFGLLSAAGVAWLHRLRGLPGRTTGEPATPTTATTAGRA, encoded by the coding sequence ATGCGCCGGTTCCCGTTCGCCATCCGACTGCTGCTGGTCAACCAGCTCGGCGTCAACACCGGCTTCTATCTGCTCATCCCGTACCTCGCCGTGCACCTGGGGGAGGACCTGGGGATGTCCGCCGCGGTCGTCGGCATCGTGCTCGGCGTCCGCAATCTGAGCCAGCAAGGACTCTTCCTCATCGGCGGATCGGCCTCCGACCGGCTGGGGGCACGTGGGGTCATCATCGCCGGCTGCGCACTGCGCACCGTCGGCTTCGGGCTCTTCGCGCTCGGCGACGGCCTGGCCGTCCTCGTCGCCGCTTCCGTGCTCAGCGGGCTGGCCGGCGCGCTGTTCAACCCCGCGGTCCGCGCCTACCTCGCGCAGGAGGCGGGCGACCGCAAGGCCGAGGCGTTCGCCCTCTTCAACGTCTTCGCGACCACCGGTGCCCTGGTCGGACCGCTGCTCGGCAGCGCCCTGCTGCTCGTCGACTTCCGGGCCGCGGCCCTCACCGCCGCCGCCCTCTTCGCCCTGCTCACCATCGCCCAGGCCGTGGTGCTGCCCACCTGCACGGTCCCCCCGGCCGCGAACAGTGTCCTCGGCGACTGGCGCGAAGTGCTCGGCAACCGCGTCTTCCTGGCCTTCGCCCTGGCCATGGTCGGGATGTTCACCCTGCAGAACCAGCTGTATCTGCTGCTGCCCGACGGCGCCCGGCGGGCAACCGGCTGGGACGGCGCGGCCGGCCTCGTCTTCCTCGTCGGCACCGTCGCCAACCTCTCGCTCCAGATGCGGATCACCCGCGCCCTCAAGGGACGCGGCGACCGGGCACGGTGGATCTGCGCCGGCCTCGCCCTGATGGGACTCGCCTTCCTCCCGCCGATGGCCGTCGCCGGCCCGGCCCCGCCGCCCGAGGGCTTCGGCGCCGCCGCGCTGCACGCACTGCCCGTGCTGGCCGGGGTGCTGCTCCTCTACCTCGGCGTGATGATCGCCCAGCCGTTCGTGCTGGAGCTGATCCCCGCCTTCGGCCGCGCCGAGCTCACCGGCACCTACTTCGGGCTCTTCTACGTGGTCTCCGGCATCGCCGCCGCGGTGGGCAACACCGTCGTCGGCCGGGCCATGGACACCGGGGAGCACACCCGTACGCCGTGGCTGCCCTGGGCGTGCTGCCTGGCCTTCGGGCTCCTCTCCGCCGCCGGGGTCGCCTGGCTGCACCGCCTGCGGGGCCTGCCGGGACGAACCACCGGGGAGCCGGCGACGCCGACGACGGCCACGACCGCGGGAAGGGCGTGA